A window from Dysidea avara chromosome 2, odDysAvar1.4, whole genome shotgun sequence encodes these proteins:
- the LOC136246591 gene encoding uncharacterized protein isoform X2: MLSALFHTILFYMLRAVKVPSSFFNYVFSFYSQLSVTITSDHWETAMIPFQRGVFQGDTLSPMIFLLVFNPLLQLADSLNNPCGYTFQLPVPNCDSLPPVGSFVYIKWSESGDEEPGWYKARIDKYLFNGFCKLVYKEDIDTMVFEEVDLHQVDWKPCGKRAKRFVPLTDKPATVKSSWKSSPKFVDSIAHSVKGYADDATLISTNLETHSSVLQEIDKKAADLDLTLKPSKCVSFLFDGFKHLSQRISLSGGTTKLITEGGTKFLGKLIDVSLSATKSIANKNMTSRLSGLLTATDSLPVRGEYKLWIYRNYILSLLRFHLCVDAITNHTIKQLESMVSRYLKKWLQLPRNATRVILYYPGICCPSVSCVSREAKLSLLSCICASSDPQLQELGLHLHLGNDFLQFQNQDYSILSAAQSQLSDIPSARSLYKRAKDDLTSKITSDSEAHLNQLTVQCKFLDSARLETSCRTWNKLMTGFHPGQLSFLLRASSDTLPTAVNLRRWHIQCGAKCTLCDSNRPTTAHILGGCPIALSQQRWSVSMRTCRDIVLMTLLLKPSPPMS; encoded by the exons ATGCTTTCGGCTCTGTTTCACACCATCTTATTTTACATGTTAAGGGCAGTCAAAGTACCTTCCTCCTTTTTCAATTATGTTTTTTCATTTTATTCACAGTTGTCAGTTACAATTACAAGTGATCACTGGGAGACAGCTATGATACCATTTCAACGAGGAGTATTTCAAGGAGATACTCTCTCCCCTATGATATTTTTGTTGGTATTTAATCCACTTCTACAGTTGGCAGACTCTTTGAATAATCCATGTGGCTACACATTTCAACTTCCTGTGCCTAATTGTGATAGCCTACCACCTGTTGGTTCTTTTGTATACATTAAATGGTCCGAGAGTGGTGATGAAGAACCTGGTTGGTATAAAGCTCGTATTGACAAGTATCTGTTTAATGGTTTCTGTAAACTTGTGTACAAGGAAGACATAGATACAATGGTatttgaagaagttgacctCCACCAGGTGGACTGGAAACCTTGTGGTAAGAGGGCAAAGAGGTTTGTGCCTCTTACTGATAAACCTGCCACTGTTAAATCCAGTTGGAAATCTTCTCCAAAATTTGTCGATTCAATTGCCCATTCAGTGAAGGGTTATGCCGATGATGCTACCTTGATTTCCACCAATTTGGAAACCCACTCTTCTGTGCTCCAAGAGATTGACAAGAAAGCTGCAGACTTGGATCTAACACTTAAGCCTTCAAAGTGCGTTTCATTTCTATTTGATGGCTTTAAACATTTGTCACAGAGAATTTCGTTATCAGGTGGGACCACAAAATTGATTACTGAGGGTGGCACAAAATTTCTGGGAAAACTAATTGATGTGTCTTTGTCAGCTACCAAATCTATTGCAAACAAGAATATGACTTCTCGTCTATCTGGTTTACTAACAGCTACTGATTCTCTTCCTGTTAGGGGAGAGTATAAGCTCTGGATTTATAGGAATTACATCTTGTCACTGTTAAGATTCCATCTATGTGTTGATGCAATCACTAACCATACTATTAAACAACTCGAATCTATGGTCAGTCGTTATCTTAAGAAATGGTTACAGCTTCCAAGGAATGCTACTCGGGTAATCCTATACTATCCGGGAATTTGTTGCCCCAGTGTCTCTTGTGTGTCAAGAGAGGCAAAACTTAGTTTGCTTTCATGTATCTGTGCATCATCTGATCCTCAGCTGCAGGAATTGGGCTTGCATCTCCATCTTGGTAATGATTTTCTGCAGTTCCAGAATCAAGATTATTCCATATTGTCGGCTGCCCAAAGCCAATTGTCCGATATTCCATCAGCACGGTCTCTTTACAAGAGAGCTAAGGATGATTTGACTAGTAAAATTACTTCTGACAGTGAAGCCCATCTCAATCAACTCACTGTGCAATGCAAATTTTTGGATTCTGCTAGGTTAGAAACTAGCTGCAGAACATGGAATAAGTTAATGACTGGATTTCACCCTGGGCAACTTTCTTTCTTGTTGAGAGCATCCTCGGACACTCTGCCTACTGCTGTTAACCTGCGTCGCTGGCACATACAGTGTGGTGCCAAGTGTACCCTTTGTGACTCTAACCGGCCAACTACCGCTCATATTTTAGGTGGTTGCCCAATAGCACTATCCCAACAAAG ATGGTCAGTGTCTATGCGGACCTGCAGGGACATCGTTTTAATGACTCTCCTCCTGAAACCATCCCCTCCAATGTCTTAG
- the LOC136246591 gene encoding uncharacterized protein isoform X1: MLSALFHTILFYMLRAVKVPSSFFNYVFSFYSQLSVTITSDHWETAMIPFQRGVFQGDTLSPMIFLLVFNPLLQLADSLNNPCGYTFQLPVPNCDSLPPVGSFVYIKWSESGDEEPGWYKARIDKYLFNGFCKLVYKEDIDTMVFEEVDLHQVDWKPCGKRAKRFVPLTDKPATVKSSWKSSPKFVDSIAHSVKGYADDATLISTNLETHSSVLQEIDKKAADLDLTLKPSKCVSFLFDGFKHLSQRISLSGGTTKLITEGGTKFLGKLIDVSLSATKSIANKNMTSRLSGLLTATDSLPVRGEYKLWIYRNYILSLLRFHLCVDAITNHTIKQLESMVSRYLKKWLQLPRNATRVILYYPGICCPSVSCVSREAKLSLLSCICASSDPQLQELGLHLHLGNDFLQFQNQDYSILSAAQSQLSDIPSARSLYKRAKDDLTSKITSDSEAHLNQLTVQCKFLDSARLETSCRTWNKLMTGFHPGQLSFLLRASSDTLPTAVNLRRWHIQCGAKCTLCDSNRPTTAHILGGCPIALSQQRYTYRHNQVLFTLISQLITLFSDCQMVSVYADLQGHRFNDSPPETIPSNVLVTPYRPDVVIYNRHSASMGIIELTCPLDSIHHLESAHNRKLYKPEYVQLLAELDRLKIPHCYRTVEVSVLGHFQPSSIAAIKDVINFTQQVSLFSKGSARNLLFKMASASISASQRIFYGRNSKEWTINPDCF; the protein is encoded by the coding sequence ATGCTTTCGGCTCTGTTTCACACCATCTTATTTTACATGTTAAGGGCAGTCAAAGTACCTTCCTCCTTTTTCAATTATGTTTTTTCATTTTATTCACAGTTGTCAGTTACAATTACAAGTGATCACTGGGAGACAGCTATGATACCATTTCAACGAGGAGTATTTCAAGGAGATACTCTCTCCCCTATGATATTTTTGTTGGTATTTAATCCACTTCTACAGTTGGCAGACTCTTTGAATAATCCATGTGGCTACACATTTCAACTTCCTGTGCCTAATTGTGATAGCCTACCACCTGTTGGTTCTTTTGTATACATTAAATGGTCCGAGAGTGGTGATGAAGAACCTGGTTGGTATAAAGCTCGTATTGACAAGTATCTGTTTAATGGTTTCTGTAAACTTGTGTACAAGGAAGACATAGATACAATGGTatttgaagaagttgacctCCACCAGGTGGACTGGAAACCTTGTGGTAAGAGGGCAAAGAGGTTTGTGCCTCTTACTGATAAACCTGCCACTGTTAAATCCAGTTGGAAATCTTCTCCAAAATTTGTCGATTCAATTGCCCATTCAGTGAAGGGTTATGCCGATGATGCTACCTTGATTTCCACCAATTTGGAAACCCACTCTTCTGTGCTCCAAGAGATTGACAAGAAAGCTGCAGACTTGGATCTAACACTTAAGCCTTCAAAGTGCGTTTCATTTCTATTTGATGGCTTTAAACATTTGTCACAGAGAATTTCGTTATCAGGTGGGACCACAAAATTGATTACTGAGGGTGGCACAAAATTTCTGGGAAAACTAATTGATGTGTCTTTGTCAGCTACCAAATCTATTGCAAACAAGAATATGACTTCTCGTCTATCTGGTTTACTAACAGCTACTGATTCTCTTCCTGTTAGGGGAGAGTATAAGCTCTGGATTTATAGGAATTACATCTTGTCACTGTTAAGATTCCATCTATGTGTTGATGCAATCACTAACCATACTATTAAACAACTCGAATCTATGGTCAGTCGTTATCTTAAGAAATGGTTACAGCTTCCAAGGAATGCTACTCGGGTAATCCTATACTATCCGGGAATTTGTTGCCCCAGTGTCTCTTGTGTGTCAAGAGAGGCAAAACTTAGTTTGCTTTCATGTATCTGTGCATCATCTGATCCTCAGCTGCAGGAATTGGGCTTGCATCTCCATCTTGGTAATGATTTTCTGCAGTTCCAGAATCAAGATTATTCCATATTGTCGGCTGCCCAAAGCCAATTGTCCGATATTCCATCAGCACGGTCTCTTTACAAGAGAGCTAAGGATGATTTGACTAGTAAAATTACTTCTGACAGTGAAGCCCATCTCAATCAACTCACTGTGCAATGCAAATTTTTGGATTCTGCTAGGTTAGAAACTAGCTGCAGAACATGGAATAAGTTAATGACTGGATTTCACCCTGGGCAACTTTCTTTCTTGTTGAGAGCATCCTCGGACACTCTGCCTACTGCTGTTAACCTGCGTCGCTGGCACATACAGTGTGGTGCCAAGTGTACCCTTTGTGACTCTAACCGGCCAACTACCGCTCATATTTTAGGTGGTTGCCCAATAGCACTATCCCAACAAAGGTACACCTATAGACATAATCAAGTACTGTTCACTTTAATTTCTCAGTTAATTACTCTCTTTTCTGATTGCCAGATGGTCAGTGTCTATGCGGACCTGCAGGGACATCGTTTTAATGACTCTCCTCCTGAAACCATCCCCTCCAATGTCTTAGTCACTCCTTACAGACCCGATGTTGTCATCTATAACAGACACTCTGCATCGATGGGCATTATAGAGCTTACATGTCCATTGGACTCAATACATCATTTGGAGTCTGCACACAACCGCAAACTTTATAAACCTGAGTATGTACAGCTTTTGGCTGAATTGGATCGTTTGAAGATTCCTCACTGCTACAGAACTGTGGAAGTCAGTGTTTTGGGCCATTTTCAACCTAGTTCTATTGCTGCAATTAAGGATGTGATAAATTTTACCCAGCAAGTATCCCTATTTTCCAAGGGAAGTGCtagaaatcttttgttcaagatggccagtgcctcaatttctgcttcacagagaatattttatggtaggaactctaaagaatggacaatcaacccggactgtttttaa
- the LOC136246591 gene encoding uncharacterized protein isoform X7, whose amino-acid sequence MNFSACWIVSSDIETDVFGVATDVPGLGIECHEFQCLLDCVIRYRNKCFWCCDRCSRSQYRHADIQEIITIVGTIFSQVLMWC is encoded by the exons atgaatttcag tgcctgctggattgtttcgtcagatatcgaaacagatgtctttggtgttgcgaccgatgttccag gtctcggtattgagtgtcatgaatttcag tgcctgctggattgtgtcatcagatatcgaaacaagtgtttttggtgttgcgaccgatgttccag gtctcagtatcgtcatgctgacatacaagaaatcatcactattgttggaactatttttagtcaagtcttgatgtggtgttaa
- the LOC136246591 gene encoding uncharacterized protein isoform X3: protein MNFSACWIVSSDIETDVFGVATDVPGLGIECHEFQVSLLRCIRHSVDGFEQVSSVDCSGIKGVNFQCLLDCVIRYRNKCFWCCDRCSRSQYRHADIQEIITIVGTIFSQVLMWC, encoded by the exons atgaatttcag tgcctgctggattgtttcgtcagatatcgaaacagatgtctttggtgttgcgaccgatgttccag gtctcggtattgagtgtcatgaatttcag gtcagtctactcagatgtatcaggcatagtgttgatgggttcgaacaagtatccagtgtagactgtagcggcatcaagggtgttaatttccag tgcctgctggattgtgtcatcagatatcgaaacaagtgtttttggtgttgcgaccgatgttccag gtctcagtatcgtcatgctgacatacaagaaatcatcactattgttggaactatttttagtcaagtcttgatgtggtgttaa
- the LOC136246591 gene encoding uncharacterized protein isoform X4, which yields MSLVLRPMFQVSVLSVMNFSYQLSLYTSDVNLQVSLLRCIRHSVDGFEQVSSVDCSGIKGVNFQCLLDCVIRYRNKCFWCCDRCSRSQYRHADIQEIITIVGTIFSQVLMWC from the exons atgtctttggtgttgcgaccgatgttccag gtctcggtattgagtgtcatgaatttcag ttatcaattatcgctgtatactagtgatgtgaatttgcaggtcagtctactcagatgtatcaggcatagtgttgatgggttcgaacaagtatccagtgtagactgtagcggcatcaagggtgttaatttccag tgcctgctggattgtgtcatcagatatcgaaacaagtgtttttggtgttgcgaccgatgttccag gtctcagtatcgtcatgctgacatacaagaaatcatcactattgttggaactatttttagtcaagtcttgatgtggtgttaa